CGAAGCGGCCTGCCAAGGCGGCAGGCGGCGATGACGCGCCGCTTTGGGGCTTTTCCTACGACCGCGCCGAAGGCGTCATCCATCTCCTGCTTGCCTTCGCAATGGTCGGCGGGGCGGCCGCCATGCTGTGGACCCTGGTCGCCGCGCCGGTACCGAAAGTCGCCGAGAAGCCGGCGGCGCCCGTAAAGATTGCAACGGCGCCGGCGCCTGCGGAAGCCAGGGCGACAGCCGATAAGCCGCCGGCGCCCATCGTGAAGGCGGAGAACAAGGCCGAGCCCGCGCCAGTCGCCTCTTCAGTGGCCGCGCCAGTCGCCTCGCCGATCCCTGCGCCAGTCCCTGCGCCTGTCGCCGCGCCGGCGATGGCGGCGGCCATGTCGCCGATCTCCATCGCGAACGCGCCGGCTCCGCTGGCGCCGCCGCCGGCGGATGTGCGCGCCAGACTCGTCGCGTCGGCCGAGACGCCGGCAAGGCCGGTCGTCACCACCCGGGAGACCGAGCCAGAGTCGTCCACGGCCGAAGCCCCGGCACAAAAGTCCGAGGAGGCGCCCGCGCAGGCGAGCGCCAGCGAAGGTGAGCGCACCCGCGCCGCCCATTGCTATGTGAAACTTTCCGGTCGGGTTCAGACGAACGCGACCTGTCAGGTTCAGATCACGGAGAATGGCATCATCTTCCAGATTCCGGGCAAGCCGCTCTCCATCGAGCATGTGCATGGCCGAACCTGGGCCGCGACCCTGGGCGGGCGGGCGCTCGGCAATGTCTACAAGAGCGGCTCCTGCTGGGGCGGCCATGGCTTCTACGCCTGCAAGAACGGCTGAGGCGCGCTCCCACGCCGACTTGGCGTTGAGCCTCGGCGCGCCGTCATCTGCGGCGCAAAGCTAACAGTTCAGAGCCGCGATGTGGCTCTGAACGCCGTCCCCGCGCGCAGGGACGCGCGTGACTACTGCTCTGGGTGAACGTGCGGCTGCGTCCCGGCTTCCGCCTCGGGCGCATGGGGCGCGAGCTTCTTCTTGCCGGCGAGGGTCTTGGCGATGATCGGCTCGGTGGTTGAGGTCCAGCCGGCGGGCGCCACCGCGAGCGGGGTCTCGCCGTCGCCTTGAACCACATGCACGAGCCGATAGCCGCGCGCCTTCAGCTCCTTGAGAAACTCCGGCAGCATTTGCGCCGTTTGCAGCTTGGAGTCGTGGAAGAGCACGATTCCCCTGCCGGTCTTCTCCAGTCGACCCATCACCAGCTCCAGCTCGCCCTTGGGCGACATGGGCGACCAGTCCGAAGCCCACAGGTCCGAGCCGAAAATCGTGTAGCCGCGCCCTTGGAGCCAGCTCACGAGTTCGGGCGTGTCAGCGAAGCCCGGGAAACGGAAGAAGGGCGCGGCCCTGCCGCCGGAGGCGCGCGCGACCGCGCGGACGCCCTTCTCGATATCCGCTTTGGCGTCGCCATCGTCGAGCAGACGCAGCGTTACGGCCGGGTGGCTGTAGGAGTGATAGCCGATGCTGTGGCCCTCGTCGGCCACGCGCTTCACCAGCGCCGGCGTCTCCTCGGCGTTGCGGCCGATGACGAAGAAGGTTGCGCGGGCGCATTCCTTTGCGAGGGCGTCGAGCACTTTCGACGTCGGCGCGGCGGGGCCGTCGTCAAAGGTCAGGACCACTTCGTGATCCTGCAGGTCGAGCGTGCGCGGATAGCTTTGCAGGCCGATGGCGGTCCCCTTGGGGCCGATCTCGATCGTGCGGGAGACGCCAAGCGCGTCGGGTCCGCAGTCGCGGGCCGCGGCGGGCGCCGCGAGGCTGAGCGGGAGCAGGCAGAAGAGAGCGGCGCGGTAAATTCGGGACATGCTGTTTTTGCCGGTTTGCATCCGCGCGCGCGCGGGTTAGAGAGCCTTGAGCCTTGTAGCGGGATTCGGCATGCCACTCGACCATGAAGAAACGACGCCGAGCGCCGAAGGTTTCCGCGAAGATGGCGGCGGCGGACCCGACGCCGATTTCGTCTTCGAGGTCGAGGCCGCCATTGCGCTCGGCGACTCCAGCCGGGTCCATGAACTCGTCGGCGGCCTGCATGAGGCCGATGTCGGCGCGCTGCTCGAACGCCTGAGCCACGAGGCGCGTCCGCGTCTCGTCGAACTGATGGGCGCGGATTTCGACTTTACCGCGCTCATGGAGGTGGGTGAAGCCACCCGCGAGGATATTCTTGAGGAATTGCCGGTCGAGACGCTCGTCGAGGGCGTGCGCGAGCTGGAAAGCGACGACGCCGTCGCCATTCTCGAGGCGCTGGAGCCGGAAGAGCAGGACGAGGTTCTCGACGCGCTGCCCGCGCAGGAGCGGATCGTCCTGCGCCGCTCGCTGGATTATCCGGAAGATTCGGCCGGCCGTCTCATGCAGACGACGCTGATCGCCGTGCCGCCCTTCTGGACTGCCGGCCGCGTGCTGGATTTCTTCCGCGAGACCGAAGGCGAGGAGCTTCCGGACAGCTTTTTCGAGGTCTTTGTCGTCGATCCCGGCTACCATCTGCTGGGCACGGTCTTTCTCGACGCGCTGGTGCGGGCGCGGCCCGACGCGCGGCTCGACGAGATCATGCAGGCCGACCGGCGGCGGGTGAAGGCGACCGAGGACGGCGCCGAGGCGGCGCGGCTGTTCGAACGCTACAATCTCGTCTCCGTGCCCGTCGTGGACGGCTCCGAGCGCCTTGTCGGCGTGCTCACCATCGACGACATCGTCGACGTCATCCAGGAACAGGCTTCGGAGGAGATCAAGGCGCTCGGCGGCGTGAATCCGGAAGAAGAGCTGACCGACGATTTCTGGTGGATCGCCCGCAGCCGCTTCGCCTGGCTGTTCATCAACATGCTAACGGCCTTCATCACCTCCACGGTGCTGAAGAGCTTCCAGTCGCAACTGGAGCAAATGGTGGCGCTCGCGGTCCTCGGGCCGATCATCGCGGGGCAGGGGGGCAATTCCGCCACCCAGACCATGACCGTGGCCGTGCGGGCGCTCGCCACGCGCGAGCTCAATCGGTCCAATGCGCTGAAAATTATTTTCCGCGAACTGGCGATTGGCGCGGTCAATGGC
The DNA window shown above is from Methylocystis echinoides and carries:
- the mgtE gene encoding magnesium transporter; translated protein: MPLDHEETTPSAEGFREDGGGGPDADFVFEVEAAIALGDSSRVHELVGGLHEADVGALLERLSHEARPRLVELMGADFDFTALMEVGEATREDILEELPVETLVEGVRELESDDAVAILEALEPEEQDEVLDALPAQERIVLRRSLDYPEDSAGRLMQTTLIAVPPFWTAGRVLDFFRETEGEELPDSFFEVFVVDPGYHLLGTVFLDALVRARPDARLDEIMQADRRRVKATEDGAEAARLFERYNLVSVPVVDGSERLVGVLTIDDIVDVIQEQASEEIKALGGVNPEEELTDDFWWIARSRFAWLFINMLTAFITSTVLKSFQSQLEQMVALAVLGPIIAGQGGNSATQTMTVAVRALATRELNRSNALKIIFRELAIGAVNGAAFGLVTGVVAANWFQNVGLLPVMALAMFTNLVAGAFGGIVVPLIFDRFKFDPAVSSGPFVTTITDVVGYGAFLTIASIWFHLG
- a CDS encoding polysaccharide deacetylase family protein, with product MSRIYRAALFCLLPLSLAAPAAARDCGPDALGVSRTIEIGPKGTAIGLQSYPRTLDLQDHEVVLTFDDGPAAPTSKVLDALAKECARATFFVIGRNAEETPALVKRVADEGHSIGYHSYSHPAVTLRLLDDGDAKADIEKGVRAVARASGGRAAPFFRFPGFADTPELVSWLQGRGYTIFGSDLWASDWSPMSPKGELELVMGRLEKTGRGIVLFHDSKLQTAQMLPEFLKELKARGYRLVHVVQGDGETPLAVAPAGWTSTTEPIIAKTLAGKKKLAPHAPEAEAGTQPHVHPEQ